Proteins found in one bacterium genomic segment:
- the pilO gene encoding type 4a pilus biogenesis protein PilO, with protein sequence MNKKLILIPSVTVVLFLIWAVFSYMPLSKQGSQLKHKIEVLEKREKAKISEQELMSVNTLVDSLEARLKRGKKRFYPAENLLDLGREIERIVKKYDISLVSITPNYPSLAIFKDSQSSVVELPLAIQLQGRFTDFTKFLDDIPHLPFILRVNEVTLKVEEKSASRITIVFQGVIVLDKERKNSEKEAEKNIEKRA encoded by the coding sequence GTGAATAAAAAGCTTATACTTATACCATCTGTAACAGTTGTCCTGTTTTTAATATGGGCCGTGTTTTCCTATATGCCGCTGAGTAAGCAAGGGTCGCAGCTTAAACACAAAATAGAAGTACTTGAAAAAAGGGAAAAGGCGAAGATTTCCGAGCAGGAACTTATGTCAGTGAATACTCTTGTTGACAGCCTTGAAGCAAGGCTTAAAAGAGGAAAAAAACGGTTCTATCCTGCAGAGAATTTACTTGACCTTGGAAGAGAGATTGAAAGAATTGTGAAAAAGTATGATATATCTCTTGTGTCAATAACACCAAATTATCCAAGCCTTGCTATTTTTAAGGATTCTCAAAGTTCTGTTGTGGAGCTGCCGCTGGCTATTCAGCTTCAGGGGAGGTTTACAGATTTTACAAAGTTTTTAGATGATATTCCTCATTTGCCTTTTATTTTGAGGGTAAATGAGGTTACGTTAAAGGTAGAGGAAAAATCAGCAAGCAGAATAACAATTGTCTTTCAAGGGGTAATTGTTCTTGACAAAGAGAGGAAAAACAGTGAAAAAGAAGCAGAAAAAAACATAGAAAAGCGAGCCTAA